The segment aatttgttcataaatcataaagaaaaatacgaaatataatgtaattcaaaaatatttaaaattcaaccctaacgtggtgaaatagggtttgaaagtttacattgatttccacgcggacgaagtcgcgggcgtccgctagtttattttaagtttatagaTTACCTGTGGTTCATATATAAATCTAGATAGACCCACTGCTAATGTAGACTGTATTAGACCTGTAAAGCTCCTGGAAGTTGTCATTGTCAGTAGGCTAAATTGCAAGCGCAGTGCCCGGTGcacaattattatcaaaagagCTGCAGTCGACTGACCATCTTGGGTCTCTCttttagtaagtacctacagttaatgattatcctactaatattataaacgcgaaagtatgtTTGGATGATagttactttttagtttttaacgccgctactactgaagcgatttggctgaagcgatttgtaaatagtttttactctggattaacacataggctacttttcatcccggaaaaatctatggttctcgcgggatttgtgaaaaactgaattccacgcggacaaagtcgcggacgtccgctagtaaattcaTAGAAGAAAAGCCTAAAGCAGTAATGCAATGACCAAAcaaatgcatttaaaaataaatatgaaagtagGTACAGTACCTACATGTTAGGACAATGCAGTTTATCGTTTTtaaggtatgtaggtatgtaggtacctcTAAATGGGTCGGACTATCTACTATTTTCTGCCACATCACAGGTActtatgtatgacattttatttcaacataattaattgaaaaaaaatatcgttacgattttcaacaatttatttagaaaaatataacaagtaggtaggtacgtacgtaCGGTAACTTTTGTATTTTGGTTAGTACATAATTGCTCAgatatataaattacaaaagaacaaaaatctatcgaaatattaaataaaagtataacaaTTAAGGCACTCGGCAGTTGAACAAAGCTAAATTTATACAAACATTAAAACAGATAacaatatacctacattatacttattgataaatatattatgtacctatcaaACTAACATATTTTCTGTTCTACCTTCTAACTAAAAGATTTGACCAAAAAGCATAGGTACGTACATTTCTCAGATGTTCAAAATTcccaatttataaaaattgctAACTTATTCCGTCTTCATTACTTGggtgaattttattattatcgtacaagaaaatttttttagccTTATTAATTTCGTCATTAATTAAGTCACTTAAGAAACTTTGAACGTTAGATTCACTTTGCGATGTATTCTGGTTATAAACCGCTTTTTCCATAGGAATCTCGTTGGTTTTTGTTTTATGCCCATTAATTAGGTAGAGCtgtctaattttttttctacagcACCGAAAATTTATTGAAGTCGTTTGgggattttttattatgtattcgTAGGTAGAGACGCCCAGGACAGACAAGTAAACATGAAAACATATCAAATGTAACAAAGCACACGCAATAGCTAAACCAGAAACGCACAATACAAACAGGAATGTTACAAACGATATCGAACGTGCACAATATTGAGTGTCGCAACTTACATTCGCTACTTGTGTACAATTTACAAATTGTTGCGTCATCAAACTTAGCTGAtctggatttttaaaaaacaatacaatatctGTTACACACAAAACTGATGTAAACAACGATATCAATAACGCTGAAATGACACACAGAATGAAGGCGGTGTAGTTGCGCTGACCGACACAATTGTTCAACCACTTGCAGTGATGATCGAAGCCGTCTACACATTTGTTGCATATGCCGCAGTGTTTAGTCTTCCTAGAACTGGTGTTTATATTACACAAATGACATCTCCCATTTTCTATTACGTGGGCGTGAATTGTACGGTCAAACTCTGGGACAGTGCTCGCTTCCTGCTTCCGTAAATCCGCTTCTCCCGGATCCAACAGTAACGCAGCGAGATGCGAAATTATATGAAACGCATACAAAACAACATAAACTATGATCGACACCAGTTTCAACTCGTAAAATTGTATCTGAATTAACACTACTAAGTTAAATGACGCTGTTATCAAAAAGACAACCCATCCGATAACTTGCCAATAGTTTAAAGGAAGTTGCAATCCATTTAATCGTCTTCGGGACCTCTGAACTTGGAGTGTTGTACAGCATTTGTgcatttaataaatgaatatttcacAATAACTTAGTCGTAACCTTAACCACTGACGACGTCAAACAAATAAGTAGGGTAGATGTGGAATTGCGCGCGCATCGATATCCATGTCACCCTTTCTGCTGCTTTTCTACTGCTATCGAAAATGGcgcaaaaatttaaattgcaatgaatacttatattaaacatattttacttcaaatatttattaattagatcTAATTAGAACATTAAGGCAAGATTGAACCGATCACCCTCTTTgggttatttttagtttatattaatattctttaaaataaaataacgcttttaatttctcaaacatatattataaaaatagcatTGTATTAACAGTTTCATTTTTACAGTTTTgaggtattaaatatttaattgggTATCTACGAGAGACACTGTACCTCTTTTTGGAGTGAAAACTTTTTCGCCATTTCCCGTCTGGTGTGAACAAGTATTCTATGTCCCTTGCAGTCCAAGTTTTCctcaaaacatttatttttacaacatttCTTGCATAGCCGATATTCACATTTGCCACCCtgcaaaaaatattgaatacatTCTTTAAATGAAAGGACATCGGGAATTAgttttgtatatataatataaaaataattataatcattttGGACACATTATATAggtactcagaggcacaattatccgccctctttattATGACGCCAGTagattaaagtgggcggataatagTGCCTCTGAGTATGTTCTCATACAAATAGTTATGCTCGAAATACATAACACTAATCCTTACCAATAAATATAACAGAATTACAAACTTTTATCCCCTGGTTGTAATGGGGTAGTTTATGGCGCCAACttcgagtccgctctgaacacgaggcgtgtGGTTGTGCAGTAAACAAAAGCTTAATCCAGCGGGGCAAGGGTAAATGCGTATTTACGACGTAGTATTCGATTAATTCTGAATTTGAATTAAGCAACATTCAAagtcgaaattcatttattacaatcaggcctactttacaagcacttttgaaacgtgaaGTTATGTATGTCATGATTTATTATTGGTAATTAggatcgaaaacttaaaattaaagttacggtGGTTCCAAGCGCTTCGGTCCGAtaagagcctacaacaaacaagccaaggtttattttttttgtttaccaccattttacaaactacAAAAGTAAACAATACGATTGTTTacttcgagctcagcagtgagccgtatgtgGGTTGATtacgtcgtcgttatcaacccacatacggctcactgctgagctcgagtcttctctcagaatgagaggagttaggccaatagtccaccacgctgcagacttcacacacgcagagatttaagaaattctctggcgtgcaggtttcctcacgatgttttccttcaccgtttgagacacgtgatatttaatttcttaaaatgcacacaactgaaaagttggaggtgcatgccctggactggattcgaacccacaccctccggaattggaggcaggtcatatccactgggctatcacaacaaTCGTAtagtgaaataatattataataaggaTAAAGAAGATTAGCagataataaattgtttacCAAAGGGTTAGGGCAAGTTTCACTGAAGCATATTTCGCCAGTCCTGCTAGCTTGCTCAGCCTCTGGTTTCAGCGGCCTTCTCTCTTTCCTCCGcattttcttcatttttttCCTCGATATTACATTTCCATCCAAATCTTCAAGACTTCTTTTAGTGTCATGATTGTCCTTAaacatgataataaattaaagttccGTTTTTTTTACAGACGTAAATTCGGGATCCTCAAAACCAAACGATCTGACTATTCCATCTCATTGAGAAGATCTAGTATGAACTACAGACctacagttttaactgtacaaacaaacttttcagttaaaatgTCTGTGTGTAGGCAAAGCTGAAAACTGTACTtgattaattcattattaattgaaatgttgattagataaaactgtacagttaaaaacTAAAGGTCTGTAGCCAGCACAAAAGAGATAGCTTATAATTCTGAAGCTAAGGATTGGTCttagctttatactttaactttattttaaaactgaaaataattatttatatatataattatatgtctagaaaaatcttgaatttataataaaaaatattcatacatatttattaaatatattaatatataatcttatttggtatattttatttcataatgtatttacctacttgaattttacataaattttccattttctgtGTGTGTTCTTCTGGTGATATCCGAACATATGGTTGACACAACCATGGtggtaatattaaattacatccAATTCTTGTTATCCCTTCgttattgtcaaatgtcatctCTCCCTGGTGGTAAggtaaatattttaaccttATTTTAATGCAGACTTGTTGAAAGTCATCCAAACATTGGGCTGTGGCTAACAACTGCCTTACATCATTATTACATTCAAATGTAAATCTGAAACCAGTTTAATCATTATATTAATGAAGTTAGCTAAGTTACAAAAATGTAACTGAAATTCATTAGATTAAAGGTCTGTGCACACCACGTTTTTAAACGCGCGTTGACGCGCGTTTTGGAAACGTACGTTGACCGACGGCGCGCTTTTATCCTACGGAGCAGTATTTTGTCGTTTGTATTGACGTAGAAATGCGTGTTTGAATTTATACAGGTGTGCAAAGGTATACAGGCTACGTCTGATTCGCGTGCGTATCGCGACAGAATTGCTAAACGGGCGTCGACGGCGCGTTTAAAAAACGTGGTGTGTACAGGTCCTAAGTTTCAACTTTATTAAGATTAATTACTCAATCTTCTACAGGTTTTTTCATAAGCTGTAACACAACCTGTATGTCTTTGAATGTCTACAATGCCACCTGAATGTACATACATATTCCAGATTGACTTTGATTGAGAAATGAACAACATACTATATCGTGTAGACTTCATCAATTCATGACttcgtgggagactaacattccaatGGACCataatataaaagtgaataaatatggcctaacaaatgaactaacttaAAACGCCTATGTGGTTAACCTGtatggagaaggggagtgttaattgaCTGTCAAGGAATTTCTAAACCCTGCGTCTATTGGTCACAAGTCTGCTGCCAGGACtctgctcagagtttttctctctgccacacaatggacccggcacccacacagtgaatccatgggaTGATTGTTAAGATATTGGTCAATCTTTGTTAACAGTCATGTATCTATTACactatacataatattagaATTTTTGATGTCTTGAGATGCTTGAGAACATGTGAGATTTTCTCTTCATTTGCAAAAATTTACTATGAATATAtgctttgattattattatagttacaaGACTCACATTTTGTGGAATATCTTAAACAGATGACCTCGTGTATAGGATGATGGACAAGGATATTTCTTCACAAGACCAAGATATTCCAAAGCTACCTCCCATGTGACAGCATTAATTCCTTCAAAAATGGCTGGGTTTGTAAGATTACCCTCTGCACTCATTACACCATCAACTTTAGTATAATCTAAACACCTGTGGACATCTTCCAAGCATTGGATATTGCCATTTGCAAACATTGGTATAGATACAGCTTccctaaaaaaataatgttactaTACAACacagaataaataatgataCAGGAGGAGTCTATACAAGCTGCTCAGtgaggccggtgaaacccataaaaaaaacaaatgtcacccatctccttgacatctgcatatacaaactttttttataatttgtatatcaAGATTtatcactaacaacaattatataaattgatatcataataaactaataattaatcaataatatttcaGAATAATAACCTATAAAAAAGtgctccatcttatttttttagtatttgtgaacagttttaaaaGCATAAGACCCCACTTTTCTTGAAtagtattgaaaattactgatgagACGCTTTATGTTGTACTGACTTgtgaatgtatttgtttttggaatggctgcatccctGCCGTGTTCCGTGCACTCTATCTGCCTAAAATTCTTCAGTCTCTGTTTACatcttttttactatttttactaaaaacagCCTCACTAACCTGCATTAGATCAGCATGGCAGCTCTCCTATTAGGAATGCTATATCTGATTGCAGATTATAAAAAAGTACATGATGTGTTAACAAAATGAAGCTGTATGAAATATGCTGAGCTCtggaatgtttgttttttaatttataattactgGAAACAAACCTAATAGCTTTAATGTGCTGCCAACGTGCTATACCTGTCAATGGTCCTTTCTGTTCTCTTGTTCTTCCATGAACTGTCAATAACTTGCAACCCGATTCTTGTAACATTAATGCATACTTCACAGATTTTTCTATGCATTCAAAAATTCTAACCTTGCATGTTATAGGCACTGACACTGCCTGAGACATTTCAGTAACtgaaataagtatttaataaaaaattaattaaattttgtatgaaacagAGATTGCTTATCACTGCTCACTTTGCAAGGTAAAGTATTTTGCTTTTTTTCTAGATGAAATAATAAAACCCTTTGGTCTTTTCTATATATATCtgtgaaagaagaagaaaaaagatGTAGAGAGGTTGTACGCTGACCTCAAGTGGGACATTAAAACTATGccaattagcaaacctgagctcagttgCTGCACTGTCATCGCTTACATAATACTGCAAACACTGAATTTCTTCACTAACAATTACAAGTATTGCTTAGTTCaactaaaaaatacatttgttaaagaataaaacttttttagtttgtttggcTACAAGTTAATACTTAAAAACTGTTAATTACTGCAATTTAAACTGAACTTCACAGGTAAAAACTTACTCATTTTTCTCAAAAGTTCCCAATCATCTTGAAGAAATGATCCATATCGGCCACGCTTGGCTATTGATTGAGGACATCCAAGGTTTATATCAATAGCATCACAATCTTTTTCTACATATTTTGCAGCAGCTGCCATTGTTTCAGGATTATTACCACAgaacttaaaatgtaaaaaaataattataaacagttGCAATCCTATGGTCTAGCATTACATAAAGAGTATTCAAGAAACAAACCTGAACAATCAATGGACGATCTTCATTACAAGTAGTAAAGTTTTCCTTTCTATATTTCGGATCTTTTGTAAAAACAGTACTGTGTAACATTGGAGTGTAACACAAAGAGGCCCCATGTCTCCTACATAATAACCTCCAGGCTAGTTCACTAGCGTCGACCATCGGCGCAACTACGTATTTAGGCCGCCCAAGCAACTCAAACCACTCATAATTCATTTTGAAACAGCATAAACCTTATTATAACACTTTTCAACTTAAAAAACACGTGTAACTAACTCTGTGCTttacaaaaatgttatttacaaaTTCACTGAAATTcacaaaatcaaaatacattttaaattgacAACCTGACAGTGACAGATTACCAACCTGTTaatcagtgttaccaactctccaaaatatttatccctaaagttggtgtcaaaaacccctaaaatcgccttaattattgagttgtccccctaaaaaatataaattcaaaataatttagaaataatatgctgtcatatgtttcaaaagtctatatttaatacagacaaaatactacgtctttatctgaacattcagattttttgaaatcatacatgttgacaatgaataaatttaccaattttttttattcgatgaaaattgcctccaattgcctcagagtggttgtagaataacgtaatatatgtcgttataagtcgctaggccaagaaagaaatattaaaattatcatcaatttaaaaatattaaaaatccctgaaaatacccctaaaaatttcaggcccctaaaaaaatcccatttcacttatttgccccctaaatctggggggaaaacccctaagttgggaaccctgctgttaatgttttttaaactgACTTATTATAcccatatacttattatactctttgaCTGACTCTGATTAGGACACGTGTTTATTTTGCGTAGACAGAGATATTTAAGAAAAGTCattttctttgacattttaaaatggTAGGTCATTTTTGTCATGATTAAAAATATGCGCTAAGtttagattaataaaattaatatacataattggTACATAACAGGTTCATACATAACTAAAAACTTAACTTTACAGATGCCCATGGTTCATAATCTTGAAGTTTTCTATACTcttagacaaaaaaatatttatttaattaattaatgctgGTTCCAAATTTGGAAATTCGATTTATAAGCAACAATTTGCGTCTTCTAACTGTAGAAAATACTATCACTGTAAATACCTGCACTACctgcttgtaaattataaataataaaggcccattttggaaCATGTCCTTTTAATTAGTCTTTGGTCAAACTTTACAGCGCTACAAGGAAGGAGCCTTAaagttagaaattaaaaaagtactCGGGTAACAGACATCACTTGTGTCACTGTTaagtgtcaatgtcaatttGTCAAAGTCATTTTAAACGGCGCCGCGGCCGGCTTATTGATTATGATTTCTTGATAATTTACTGAATACCTACTGATTTCTCTTTGAATTTGAagcaaaaagtaattaattgctTTGAAGTTTAGTTCATTAAACTATAGTTCTTTGCCTGCTTTTGATTtgaatttcaagttttatgtGAATTAAGTGAGTTGGGTGGATTGAATGGTAGTAGTGGAATGGTGGAAAAATTCGAGGGAAAACGTAAATAcagaataatataatgtataatcgTTTAATTCAACGAttctaaaattatatgaaaattctcagcatTATGATAGTTACTGTAGAATAAATTaagtaaactttattttactGAATTCACGGTATACATACACAAATCAAAACTAATTTAATGTTAAATCAAAGagcaatttatattttgtattaattttcaaaGTTCCACGTATGAGaacatttataaatacaaaataattattgaataaacaAACATGGTGCATGATATAATGGTAAGTTTACCTCAGTTTGGTTTTACTCTAAAACATTTCAACCTCAACATTTACTgcttattttactaaaattcaTGATTTCATTTCAGAGCCAGTTCTACGCATGCCTGAATTCCTCGTTAAGCGAAAGAATTGTAcacttgaaaataattatagaccaatcaGGATCTCACAAGGAATTACAAGCACTATTTCCGcagctaataaataatatcttcgCACCTTCTAATCAAAATGGATGGGGATTACGACAAGTTACATATGAAGGAAATAGATATGAATATGATATGTTGATGGATTTCTTAGAACCCCATGGTCCAATGTTTCGATTGTGTTATAAACTGCTGTCAGATCCTCAGCTGAAATATAATTTGCCACTAAACATTTTACCAGTAAGTAATTCTCAGATATTTCAACTATTacctgtttattttaataaaattatatgaatgtGGAAGTTACTATTGTCATTGTCACAAGTTAAAGACTAAACAGTAAAATAATGAAGATGTAGAATAGAAGcaagtgttactttgtgtaagTTCATTGTGATTAAGGataattgatttgattgatatGTTGATATGTTGTTGATATGTATTCTCCTCAATTTggcagtattttttaaaaaataaaatcaattattctACATTTGTAAATCAATAAGTACATTCCTAATTAAACATCATTCTGGACAATTATTTCAGTGCAACCAGTTTCACTAGGatataatatcatttaaatgtatacaaatataaaaataaaactgagactgattatttattagttgtttcACTTTATTGCTTCAACTACtgaattgataataatgaaattttgcacacaaaTTGTCAGGGGAGCTGAAAATTATAAAGGATAACTTTCCTTTAGAAAAATACTGTTCCCAAGTGATAGAAAAGACTATTagattagactagcggacgcccacaactTCATCTGcacgaaattcagtttttcacaaatcctgcagaaaccatgcatttttccggggtgaaagtaaccatgtgttaatccagagtaaaatctattttcattccaaattttagccaaattgcttcagtagtaaaagtaaaagagTAACTAACATGCAAACTtccacatttataatattaaaggaaGCTTCAAGTTAtaactagttaaaaaatatttttgtaatctgcttttagtatattattttttcttatattttcagTTACAACTGCAGATGACTCTTGAGAGAGGTAGATGTCCACAGTTCTATGCAGATCTGTTAACAATGGATTCCCAAGGAGTGAATGTTGTAGCATTAGCATTGAGTATCCTTTcataacaacaacaaataattatttattttaacaactacaatataataaaagccAAACTCAACATGGAGTGctttaacaaacaaatttaaaaatgaaagtagaaaacgcatgtcactttttaactaatttattaagaaaatgtatttttcttataaaatgttattcaaaagatATTAACTATAAATATCTAACATTGTTCTAATCTTACTGTCATTaaggaacaagttaattaaaattattaggtgtaaaataaCGATTGATTTATActctcattttaatttatttgttgataaatatGTGGAATACATAgattttggctttagtataggcagctataatatttctataacattttgtcttctatttataaatacttcattagttttgttatattgtatgtatttcatgtgttgtttaaataattcttttatttacattactaattcaagttgaaaaaaaagtctggtatttatacattattagcGGATGCCCTTACACCTTCTTTATCCAGCCCTGTTAcgaaatctgttcttagcggatgtctattaactataaactacctccctaccaaatttaaTTCTGGTTGTGTTTTTTGGTATTTCTTGATGAGTAAACTTTTGCTTATATATGTTTACCTAGaagataaagaaaatatatagatatgtaCATAGTAATAATCCTTAATAATTAAGTACAGATCCATTTGACTATTATATATTCAACTTTGCGTtatatttgataaataatagCCAGAATAATTATTGGGAAAATTGGAATAGTGTGTACTTTGCCCTGGCTTGTGACTATCTTGTGCATTTCCTTCCTTGTGACCCCAATGTGCAGGTTTCACCAAACATATCTTATTACACAGGAAAGGTTCCAATGGTAGCACCACTCCAAACTGCACACAGGTCTGTATTTGacaagtatctatactaatctgtacttctatactgatattttatagaggtaaagtttttggtgtTATATGGGTTATCtccaatgataataatatgctacaaaactgagcgcacacatgcacaactttgtctttaattccattattttttatgtatatatagtttttacacttcctgaacacataactcgacgTTGTAGATGATATCTAAGTTATCGTTGTTGactacaactaacattgagatgtggaaatatcctgttttgagcgcctcatttttcatgacctagtaacacatccagcagtatttaacatcattcgTTATCACtgaatttactgaaccgattttgaaaattcttttacaactgGATAGCCACATTATTAGTGTGTTTCATAGGcttattttatctctgtattctcaTGGGAAAAGGTTAAACCGCGAAGCttcagctagtattattattgTCTTTTAC is part of the Bicyclus anynana chromosome 5, ilBicAnyn1.1, whole genome shotgun sequence genome and harbors:
- the LOC112052939 gene encoding palmitoyltransferase ZDHHC1-like, with amino-acid sequence MHKCCTTLQVQRSRRRLNGLQLPLNYWQVIGWVVFLITASFNLVVLIQIQFYELKLVSIIVYVVLYAFHIISHLAALLLDPGEADLRKQEASTVPEFDRTIHAHVIENGRCHLCNINTSSRKTKHCGICNKCVDGFDHHCKWLNNCVGQRNYTAFILCVISALLISLFTSVLCVTDIVLFFKNPDQLSLMTQQFVNCTQVANVSCDTQYCARSISFVTFLFVLCVSGLAIACALLHLICFHVYLSVLGVSTYEYIIKNPQTTSINFRCCRKKIRQLYLINGHKTKTNEIPMEKAVYNQNTSQSESNVQSFLSDLINDEINKAKKIFLYDNNKIHPSNEDGIS
- the LOC112052932 gene encoding tRNA-dihydrouridine(16/17) synthase [NAD(P)(+)]-like isoform X1; translation: MNYEWFELLGRPKYVVAPMVDASELAWRLLCRRHGASLCYTPMLHSTVFTKDPKYRKENFTTCNEDRPLIVQFCGNNPETMAAAAKYVEKDCDAIDINLGCPQSIAKRGRYGSFLQDDWELLRKMITEMSQAVSVPITCKVRIFECIEKSVKYALMLQESGCKLLTVHGRTREQKGPLTGIARWQHIKAIREAVSIPMFANGNIQCLEDVHRCLDYTKVDGVMSAEGNLTNPAIFEGINAVTWEVALEYLGLVKKYPCPSSYTRGHLFKIFHKIFTFECNNDVRQLLATAQCLDDFQQVCIKIRLKYLPYHQGEMTFDNNEGITRIGCNLILPPWLCQPYVRISPEEHTQKMENLCKIQDNHDTKRSLEDLDGNVISRKKMKKMRRKERRPLKPEAEQASRTGEICFSETCPNPLGGKCEYRLCKKCCKNKCFEENLDCKGHRILVHTRREMAKKFSLQKEVQCLS
- the LOC112052932 gene encoding tRNA-dihydrouridine(16/17) synthase [NAD(P)(+)]-like isoform X2, which produces MNYEWFELLGRPKYVVAPMVDASELAWRLLCRRHGASLCYTPMLHSTVFTKDPKYRKENFTTCNEDRPLIVQFCGNNPETMAAAAKYVEKDCDAIDINLGCPQSIAKRGRYGSFLQDDWELLRKMITEMSQAVSVPITCKVRIFECIEKSVKYALMLQESGCKLLTVHGRTREQKGPLTGIARWQHIKAIREAVSIPMFANGNIQCLEDVHRCLDYTKVDGVMSAEGNLTNPAIFEGINAVTWEVALEYLGLVKKYPCPSSYTRGHLFKIFHKIFTFECNNDVRQLLATAQCLDDFQQVCIKIRLKYLPYHQGEMTFDNNEGITRIGCNLILPPWLCQPYVRISPEEHTQKMENLCKIQDNHDTKRSLEDLDGNVISRKKMKKMRRKERRPLKPEAEQASRTGEICFSETCPNPLALIGPKRLEPP